One genomic segment of Gemmatimonadota bacterium includes these proteins:
- a CDS encoding GNAT family N-acetyltransferase: protein MRIVGWDARYARDVERLSREWIERWFVSKPEDEAYYADPAARVIARGGQILLALDGSEDDRVIGTCAAVPRADGAVELAKLAVTERARGRGIGRALAERVLDWAASREAPMVYLYSSSLLRPAVRLYESLGFVHAPMPAAAPHEDADVYMERRA, encoded by the coding sequence GTGCGCATCGTCGGCTGGGATGCGCGATACGCGCGCGATGTCGAGCGCCTGAGTCGCGAGTGGATCGAACGATGGTTCGTCTCCAAGCCGGAGGATGAGGCGTACTACGCCGACCCCGCCGCACGCGTCATCGCGCGCGGCGGGCAGATCCTGCTCGCGCTCGACGGGAGTGAGGACGACCGGGTCATCGGCACCTGCGCTGCCGTGCCCCGTGCGGACGGCGCGGTGGAGCTCGCGAAGCTCGCCGTGACGGAACGCGCGCGGGGACGCGGCATCGGACGCGCTCTGGCCGAACGCGTGCTCGACTGGGCCGCGTCGCGTGAAGCCCCGATGGTCTACCTGTACAGCAGTTCCCTGCTCCGGCCCGCCGTCCGACTGTACGAGTCGCTCGGATTCGTCCATGCGCCGATGCCTGCGGCGGCCCCGCACGAGGACGCGGACGTGTACATGGAGCGACGAGCGTAG
- a CDS encoding Ig-like domain-containing protein — MIRLKPVTLGPLLGLLSTLSCTSSVAVPDPVALNIEIVTGGTALTQDVNTFAATVPTARVVDGTGAPVANVRVVFLVTRGAGAVGTSDVFTDANGIANPISWRYGTRAGAQQLSAAIVSATTDARVTFTGTAVPGPTATIGVEPASIALRVAGTRTIIASTVDAYGNPTAGGPTATFTSLDPAIATVSNTGLVTAISPGATTIRVSVGAVLRDIPVSVGDRPTGLNVTSTVLGNDPYGVAVRNDGLIYVTRGLSTSVSRLQLPGDVALGTIPTNAGRTTDVAFVPGQQLAYTANIDILAVSIINTSTHTLLRTVSAGEELLRVKASPAGDYVFASSTAGSIKRYNTTNDAITSLQLAGPINGLAINPVRGVLYATNYSGTFYEVSLATFSLLRSVTLPGILQGIAVSPDGTRIFVASEGGGTRELDAANLTSGASFGPMGAFDVAITNDGNEVYISDSGGGLVSVHDALSHVQIRTHAIASPRRIAFSPDGLTALVASQGGSVWFIR; from the coding sequence ATGATCCGCCTGAAGCCCGTCACGCTCGGCCCGCTGCTCGGCCTCCTCTCCACGCTCTCGTGCACCTCCAGTGTGGCGGTGCCCGATCCCGTCGCACTCAACATCGAGATCGTCACGGGGGGGACCGCCCTCACTCAGGACGTCAACACATTCGCCGCCACGGTCCCGACCGCGCGCGTCGTCGACGGCACCGGGGCGCCGGTCGCGAACGTCCGCGTCGTGTTCCTCGTCACGCGGGGCGCTGGCGCGGTCGGCACCTCCGACGTTTTCACCGACGCCAACGGCATCGCGAATCCGATCTCCTGGCGCTACGGCACGCGCGCCGGCGCCCAGCAGTTGTCCGCCGCGATCGTCAGCGCCACCACCGATGCTCGGGTAACGTTCACGGGTACGGCCGTCCCTGGCCCGACCGCGACGATCGGCGTCGAGCCGGCGTCAATCGCGCTCCGCGTGGCCGGCACCCGGACGATCATCGCCTCGACGGTCGACGCGTACGGGAACCCCACGGCGGGCGGCCCCACCGCGACCTTCACCTCGCTCGATCCGGCCATCGCGACCGTCAGCAACACCGGGCTCGTGACCGCGATCTCGCCGGGTGCGACCACCATCCGGGTGAGCGTCGGGGCCGTACTCCGTGACATCCCCGTCTCGGTCGGTGACCGCCCGACCGGCCTCAACGTGACATCGACCGTGCTCGGCAACGATCCGTACGGCGTCGCGGTGCGCAACGACGGCCTCATCTACGTCACGCGCGGTCTCTCGACGTCGGTCTCGCGACTCCAGCTGCCGGGCGACGTGGCGTTGGGCACCATCCCCACCAATGCGGGCCGCACCACCGACGTCGCCTTCGTGCCCGGGCAGCAACTCGCCTACACCGCGAACATCGACATCCTCGCGGTGAGCATCATCAACACGTCGACGCACACCCTGCTCCGCACCGTCTCGGCGGGCGAGGAGCTCCTTCGGGTGAAGGCGTCGCCGGCGGGCGACTACGTCTTCGCGAGTTCCACCGCGGGCAGCATCAAGCGGTACAACACGACCAACGACGCCATCACCTCGCTGCAGCTCGCCGGGCCCATCAACGGCCTCGCCATCAATCCGGTGCGCGGCGTGCTCTACGCGACGAACTATTCCGGCACGTTCTACGAGGTGTCGCTCGCCACCTTCTCGCTCCTGCGCAGCGTCACGCTGCCGGGCATATTGCAGGGCATCGCGGTCTCACCGGACGGGACCCGGATCTTCGTCGCTTCGGAAGGCGGCGGTACGCGGGAGCTGGACGCCGCGAACCTGACGTCCGGCGCCTCGTTCGGCCCGATGGGGGCGTTCGATGTCGCCATCACGAACGACGGCAACGAGGTCTACATCTCGGACTCCGGCGGCGGCTTGGTCTCGGTGCACGATGCACTCTCGCACGTGCAGATCCGGACCCACGCCATCGCGAGCCCGCGGCGCATCGCCTTCTCGCCCGACGGACTCACGGCCCTCGTGGCCAGCCAGGGCGGCTCCGTCTGGTTCATCCGGTAG
- a CDS encoding prepilin-type N-terminal cleavage/methylation domain-containing protein has protein sequence MRRGLTLIELIFVLVLLGMLALLLAPQLRGATSSARATTLAGRIRAIQTAYAGANEPEAEALRSSAGTVPAALTRALGGEFFHGEAGITLSIVGEGKEVWIRMEGGSAGARQTLAAFHAVVRLPSLHTPNVTLVPLSAAATELADAIRRTSGSSGDVSRVDEAQGEPGDRADRAAANPGVSPGDSAAREEERGSRIAPPERTTSERTRESNPVCAPTLPPAQYQRCLRATSSGWFQK, from the coding sequence GTGCGCCGCGGCCTGACGCTCATCGAACTGATCTTCGTGCTCGTGCTCCTCGGCATGCTCGCCCTGCTGCTGGCGCCGCAGTTGCGCGGCGCGACGAGTTCCGCCCGCGCAACGACACTGGCGGGGCGCATCCGCGCCATCCAGACGGCGTACGCCGGGGCGAACGAGCCCGAGGCCGAGGCGCTGCGCTCGTCGGCCGGCACTGTGCCGGCGGCGCTCACGCGGGCCCTCGGCGGCGAGTTCTTCCATGGCGAGGCCGGCATCACCCTCTCCATCGTGGGGGAGGGGAAGGAAGTGTGGATCCGCATGGAAGGCGGGAGCGCCGGCGCGCGACAGACGCTCGCGGCGTTCCACGCCGTCGTGCGGCTCCCGAGCCTGCATACGCCGAACGTGACGCTCGTGCCACTGAGCGCGGCGGCGACCGAACTCGCGGACGCGATCCGCCGCACGAGCGGGTCGTCCGGCGACGTCAGTCGCGTGGACGAGGCGCAGGGCGAGCCGGGCGATCGCGCGGACCGAGCGGCGGCGAATCCGGGCGTGTCGCCTGGCGACAGTGCGGCGCGTGAAGAGGAGCGCGGCTCGCGCATCGCGCCGCCCGAGCGCACGACCAGCGAGCGGACCCGCGAGAGCAATCCGGTGTGCGCGCCCACGCTCCCCCCGGCGCAGTATCAGCGCTGTCTCCGCGCGACCTCGTCGGGGTGGTTCCAGAAGTAG
- a CDS encoding transcriptional regulator translates to MVAKRASAAVKVVKGAKIAKTAKTAGAAASARPELKAVDGEASGPLALDRVIHERVRLAIVSALAVHELLTFNELKALLETSDGNLSVHARKLEEAGYVVCKKGYEGRVPRTEYRLTPTGRRALEAYLGHMEALIRRVGGDG, encoded by the coding sequence ATGGTGGCTAAGCGGGCATCAGCGGCGGTGAAGGTCGTGAAGGGCGCGAAGATCGCGAAGACCGCGAAGACCGCCGGCGCCGCGGCATCGGCGCGTCCCGAGTTGAAGGCGGTGGATGGCGAGGCGAGCGGTCCACTCGCGCTCGATCGCGTGATCCACGAACGCGTGCGACTGGCGATCGTCAGCGCGCTCGCCGTGCACGAGCTGCTGACGTTCAACGAGCTCAAGGCACTCCTCGAGACGAGCGACGGCAACCTTTCGGTCCACGCCCGCAAGCTCGAAGAGGCGGGATACGTCGTGTGCAAGAAGGGGTACGAGGGGCGCGTGCCGCGCACCGAGTACCGGCTCACGCCGACGGGGCGGCGCGCCCTCGAGGCGTATCTGGGACACATGGAGGCACTCATCCGTCGGGTCGGCGGCGACGGCTGA
- a CDS encoding NAD(P)/FAD-dependent oxidoreductase, producing MARVVVLGAGVAGHTAAAFARKWLGLNDSVTVVSPKDHYNWIPSNIWVGVGLMRPEQVTFPLRPVYQRAGIEFVHGAARVIHPEGDRTDATPYVMVEPAAPGGSSVRVPYDYLINATGPRLRFDRTPGLGPAANSHSVCTEDHAVHAARAFDESVQRMKRGERQRFVVGVGHGTCTCEGAAFEYIVNLEFELRARGVRDKADITWLTNEYELGDFGMGGMHFRTGGYVQPSSAFNASLFAERGIDWVTRAHARQVDPDRVHYETVDGTLGELPFDFAMLLPPFSGVGLAARDKDGNDITAKLFQPNEFMKVDADYTAKPYEQWKAADWPRTYQSPAYRNIFAAGIAFAPPHAISKPYTTPSGAAVAPAPPRTGMPSAMIGKAVARSVVDMIRGADGPTKTASMAEMGAACVASAGANPFTGTAASMTVFPIIPDFETYPEYGRDLDNTFGEIGLAGHWIKIVLHHLFLYKARLRPGWSLIPE from the coding sequence ATGGCTCGCGTGGTCGTGCTCGGAGCTGGAGTCGCAGGACATACTGCCGCCGCCTTCGCCCGCAAATGGCTCGGGCTCAACGACTCCGTCACCGTGGTCTCCCCCAAGGACCACTACAACTGGATCCCGTCCAACATCTGGGTCGGCGTCGGCCTGATGCGCCCCGAGCAGGTCACCTTCCCCCTCCGACCCGTCTACCAACGCGCCGGCATCGAGTTCGTCCATGGCGCCGCGCGTGTCATCCATCCCGAGGGCGACCGCACCGACGCGACCCCGTACGTGATGGTCGAGCCCGCCGCACCGGGCGGATCCTCCGTGCGCGTGCCGTACGACTACCTCATCAACGCCACCGGACCGCGCCTCCGCTTCGATCGGACGCCCGGCCTCGGCCCGGCCGCCAACTCTCACTCCGTCTGCACCGAGGACCACGCCGTCCACGCGGCTCGCGCCTTCGACGAGTCGGTGCAGCGCATGAAGCGCGGCGAACGTCAACGGTTCGTCGTCGGCGTCGGACACGGCACCTGCACCTGCGAGGGCGCCGCCTTCGAGTACATCGTCAATCTCGAGTTCGAACTCCGCGCGCGGGGCGTGCGCGACAAGGCCGACATCACCTGGCTCACCAATGAGTACGAGCTCGGCGACTTCGGCATGGGCGGCATGCACTTCCGCACCGGCGGCTACGTCCAGCCCTCGAGCGCCTTCAATGCATCGCTCTTCGCCGAGCGCGGCATCGACTGGGTGACGCGCGCTCACGCGCGGCAGGTCGATCCCGACCGCGTCCACTACGAGACCGTCGACGGCACGCTCGGCGAGCTCCCCTTTGACTTCGCGATGCTCCTTCCCCCCTTCTCCGGTGTGGGCCTCGCCGCGCGCGACAAGGACGGCAACGACATCACCGCGAAGCTTTTCCAGCCGAACGAATTCATGAAAGTGGACGCCGACTACACCGCCAAACCCTACGAGCAGTGGAAGGCGGCCGACTGGCCGCGCACGTACCAGTCGCCAGCCTACCGGAACATCTTCGCCGCCGGCATCGCCTTCGCGCCGCCGCATGCGATCTCCAAGCCCTACACGACGCCGAGCGGCGCTGCGGTCGCGCCCGCCCCGCCGCGCACCGGCATGCCCTCGGCGATGATCGGCAAGGCCGTCGCGCGCAGCGTGGTGGACATGATCCGCGGCGCCGACGGGCCGACCAAGACCGCGTCGATGGCCGAGATGGGCGCGGCCTGCGTCGCATCGGCGGGCGCCAACCCGTTCACCGGCACTGCGGCCTCGATGACGGTCTTCCCCATCATCCCCGACTTCGAGACCTACCCCGAGTACGGCCGCGACCTCGACAACACGTTCGGCGAGATCGGGCTTGCGGGACACTGGATCAAGATCGTCCTGCACCATCTCTTCCTCTACAAGGCTCGCCTGCGTCCTGGGTGGAGCCTCATCCCGGAGTGA
- a CDS encoding DUF4173 domain-containing protein: MRTLVVAALIGIAGDYLLRGGMWRAGFALWIALVVVAALVLDGRDRERRLMLLGLFAAALGLAVRDADYLWPIDFLSTVCMGALIVWHGTGRRLADFTLVQAARAPLLSLITMLGGASAVLRDGVAAGGGTVETGRRARAVGIGAILAVPPIFLVAVLLGQSDAAFGGFIDGLGTFLERGAVRHAVVAAILAWAAAGWMRAAAGDGSLVRVIDPPSPAVPFLTVSIGLYGLIGLLALYLGTQARVLFGGASYLLATAGLTRAEYARNGFFEMIAATGIVLATLAVADWLLGSEEAPARRRFRAAGTVLVAQIVAILGSAVVRMWLYVSEFGLTIDRAFAFSAMCWVLATLMAFALTTLRGRSARFAPAVLGVTVAWVAALNLANLEGLVVRVNVSRAAAGAAFDWSYHSQLSADALSTVRAQAPRLGAADCARLEAALLEVWAYRGYLGASTTWGDWRANDLPRASALSWAAADGRLGCARAAVR, translated from the coding sequence GTGCGCACACTCGTCGTGGCGGCGCTCATCGGGATCGCCGGTGATTATCTGCTGCGCGGTGGCATGTGGCGCGCGGGCTTCGCCCTCTGGATCGCGCTGGTGGTCGTCGCGGCACTCGTCCTCGATGGACGGGATCGCGAGCGTCGGCTGATGCTACTCGGACTCTTCGCGGCCGCGCTCGGCCTCGCGGTGCGGGATGCCGACTACCTCTGGCCGATCGACTTCCTCTCCACGGTCTGCATGGGCGCGCTGATCGTCTGGCACGGGACCGGGCGTCGTCTCGCGGACTTCACGCTCGTGCAGGCGGCCCGCGCGCCGTTGCTCTCGCTCATCACGATGCTCGGGGGGGCGTCGGCCGTCCTCCGCGACGGCGTCGCGGCCGGCGGCGGGACCGTCGAGACGGGGCGTCGCGCGCGCGCCGTCGGGATCGGCGCGATCCTGGCGGTTCCCCCGATCTTCCTCGTGGCGGTGCTCCTCGGGCAATCGGATGCCGCGTTCGGTGGATTCATCGATGGACTCGGCACGTTCCTCGAGCGCGGGGCGGTGCGGCACGCGGTCGTGGCCGCGATCCTCGCGTGGGCGGCCGCTGGCTGGATGCGCGCCGCGGCCGGCGACGGCTCGCTCGTGCGCGTGATCGACCCCCCGTCGCCCGCGGTGCCCTTCCTCACGGTCAGCATCGGGCTCTACGGGCTCATCGGTCTGCTCGCCCTCTATCTCGGCACGCAGGCGCGCGTCCTCTTCGGTGGTGCGTCGTACCTGCTCGCGACCGCCGGGCTGACGCGCGCGGAGTACGCGCGGAACGGCTTCTTCGAGATGATCGCGGCGACGGGGATCGTGCTCGCCACGCTGGCGGTCGCGGACTGGCTGCTGGGGTCGGAGGAGGCGCCCGCGCGGCGACGATTCCGCGCGGCGGGCACCGTGCTGGTCGCGCAGATCGTCGCCATCCTCGGGTCGGCGGTGGTGCGGATGTGGCTCTACGTGTCGGAGTTCGGGCTCACGATCGATCGCGCCTTCGCGTTCTCCGCGATGTGCTGGGTGCTCGCGACGCTGATGGCATTCGCGCTCACGACGCTGCGCGGGCGGAGCGCGCGGTTCGCGCCCGCCGTCCTCGGGGTGACGGTGGCCTGGGTGGCGGCGCTCAACCTCGCGAACCTCGAAGGGTTGGTCGTCCGGGTGAACGTGTCGCGCGCAGCGGCCGGGGCGGCGTTCGACTGGTCGTACCACTCGCAGCTCTCCGCCGATGCATTGTCGACGGTGCGCGCCCAGGCCCCGCGGTTGGGCGCGGCGGATTGCGCGCGGCTCGAGGCGGCATTGCTCGAGGTCTGGGCGTACCGAGGCTATCTCGGTGCGTCGACGACATGGGGCGACTGGCGCGCGAACGACCTGCCGCGTGCGTCCGCGCTCTCCTGGGCGGCTGCGGATGGGCGACTGGGGTGCGCGCGCGCCGCGGTACGTTGA
- a CDS encoding class I SAM-dependent methyltransferase, whose amino-acid sequence MSFWDEQFAGDQFKYGTAPNSFLAGEAARLGARAQILVPGDGEGRNSVWLAGQGHQVTALDQSAVGLAKARALAAVRGVTIAPLQADLSTWSPEPDAWDAIVLTYVHLPPAWRRDAHRRLAGGLRRGGVLLLEGFHPAQLGRSSGGPKDVAMLFTLAMLREDFGPEGPAPLTELVGWDGEVILDEGPGHQGAAMVTRFVGRR is encoded by the coding sequence ATGAGCTTCTGGGACGAGCAGTTCGCTGGCGACCAGTTCAAGTACGGCACTGCGCCGAATTCGTTCCTCGCGGGGGAGGCGGCCCGCCTCGGCGCTCGGGCACAGATCCTCGTGCCCGGGGACGGGGAGGGGCGCAACAGCGTCTGGCTCGCCGGCCAGGGGCATCAGGTGACCGCGCTCGACCAGTCCGCGGTCGGCCTCGCGAAGGCCCGCGCGCTGGCGGCGGTGCGCGGCGTGACGATCGCGCCGCTGCAGGCCGACCTTTCCACATGGAGTCCCGAGCCTGATGCGTGGGACGCGATCGTCCTCACCTACGTGCACCTGCCGCCGGCGTGGCGCCGCGATGCGCATCGGCGGCTGGCGGGCGGACTGCGTCGAGGGGGCGTGCTGCTGCTCGAAGGGTTCCATCCCGCGCAGCTCGGCCGCTCGAGCGGTGGCCCGAAGGACGTCGCGATGCTCTTCACCCTTGCGATGCTGCGCGAGGATTTCGGCCCCGAGGGGCCGGCGCCGCTCACCGAGCTCGTGGGCTGGGACGGCGAGGTCATCCTCGACGAGGGGCCGGGCCACCAGGGCGCCGCGATGGTGACCCGCTTCGTCGGCCGCCGGTGA
- a CDS encoding ATP-binding protein produces the protein MTGIREFLPLDALGRRRLKVAFVGTHGVGKTTLCFDLASQLKRLDLGVDIVKEVARRCPLPINEETTLDAQEWILHTQVAEEIAAQAMYEVVICDRSVLDNYAYLVSRVGRRPSLDALVGDWIKGYDALFKVPVTDAPSFDGKRAVSRVFQLEIDATLERLISAFSVDVVRLDPADRGGWMPQVVGALRLPDRAPQVELFGER, from the coding sequence GTGACCGGCATCCGAGAATTCCTCCCCCTCGACGCCCTCGGGCGCCGGCGCCTGAAGGTCGCGTTCGTCGGGACGCATGGGGTGGGCAAGACGACCCTCTGCTTCGATCTCGCGAGCCAGCTCAAGCGGCTCGACCTGGGGGTGGACATCGTGAAGGAGGTCGCGCGCCGCTGTCCGCTCCCGATCAACGAGGAGACGACGCTCGACGCGCAAGAGTGGATCCTGCACACGCAGGTGGCCGAGGAGATCGCGGCGCAGGCGATGTACGAGGTGGTGATCTGCGATCGCTCGGTGCTCGACAACTACGCCTATCTGGTCTCGCGCGTCGGGCGACGGCCGTCGCTCGACGCGCTGGTGGGTGACTGGATCAAGGGCTACGACGCGCTCTTCAAGGTCCCGGTGACCGACGCGCCCTCGTTCGACGGGAAGCGCGCGGTGAGTCGCGTCTTCCAGTTGGAGATCGATGCCACGCTGGAGCGCCTGATCTCGGCCTTTTCGGTGGACGTCGTCCGCCTCGACCCGGCCGACCGGGGCGGATGGATGCCGCAGGTCGTCGGGGCGCTGCGGCTACCGGACCGGGCGCCGCAGGTGGAGCTGTTCGGGGAGCGGTGA
- a CDS encoding aminotransferase class V-fold PLP-dependent enzyme — MRKREFLRTLGGGALGLMIGPDLVRRLERATPAALAADEPFWAAIRASYRLPTEYINLESGYFSMQAQPVLDAFVGHVRMLNAEAAHYMRTVMTANKARVQARVATMAGCGPDELIITRNTTESLDTVIAGFDWKPGDEAVMASHDYGAMLDQFKQMARRHGVVNRVVHVPLHPRSDDEVVQAYAAAITPRTRLLMICHVVNLTGQVLPVRKVADMAHARGVQVMVDGAHAFAQLDFRIPDLGVDYYGASMHKWLGVPLGAGLLYVRKDRIAGIWPLFGDAGFADDDIRKLNHTGTHPCHTDLAIEDAIAFHERIGTPKKEARLRWLQEYWTTRVRAIPKVVLNTPTDPARTCAIANVAITGMPPGVFAKRLMDEHRIFTVAIDRPEAGIAGVRITPHLFTSTSELDALVAAIRALAA; from the coding sequence ATGCGGAAGCGCGAGTTCCTCCGCACGCTCGGGGGCGGTGCCCTCGGCCTCATGATCGGCCCCGACCTCGTGCGGCGGCTGGAACGCGCGACCCCGGCCGCGCTCGCCGCGGATGAGCCGTTCTGGGCGGCCATCCGCGCGAGCTACCGGCTGCCGACGGAGTACATCAACCTCGAGAGCGGATACTTCTCGATGCAGGCGCAGCCGGTGCTCGATGCGTTCGTCGGCCATGTGCGGATGCTGAACGCCGAAGCGGCCCATTACATGCGCACGGTGATGACGGCGAACAAGGCGCGGGTGCAGGCGCGCGTCGCCACCATGGCGGGGTGCGGCCCCGACGAGCTGATCATCACGCGCAACACGACGGAGTCGCTCGACACGGTGATCGCCGGATTCGACTGGAAGCCGGGCGACGAGGCGGTGATGGCGTCGCACGACTACGGCGCGATGCTCGACCAGTTCAAGCAGATGGCGCGACGTCATGGGGTGGTGAACCGCGTGGTCCACGTGCCGCTGCATCCGCGGAGCGACGACGAGGTGGTGCAGGCGTACGCGGCGGCGATCACCCCGCGGACGCGCCTGCTCATGATCTGCCACGTGGTGAACCTCACGGGGCAGGTGCTTCCTGTGCGGAAGGTGGCCGACATGGCGCACGCGCGCGGCGTGCAGGTGATGGTCGATGGCGCGCATGCGTTCGCGCAGCTCGACTTCCGCATCCCGGACCTCGGCGTGGACTACTACGGCGCGTCGATGCACAAATGGCTCGGTGTGCCGCTCGGCGCGGGGTTGCTCTACGTGCGGAAGGACCGCATCGCCGGGATCTGGCCGCTGTTCGGCGACGCCGGATTCGCCGACGACGACATCCGCAAGCTCAACCACACCGGGACGCATCCCTGCCACACCGACCTGGCGATCGAGGACGCGATCGCGTTCCACGAGCGGATCGGCACGCCGAAGAAGGAGGCGCGGCTGCGCTGGCTCCAGGAGTACTGGACGACGCGCGTGCGCGCGATCCCGAAGGTGGTGCTGAACACGCCGACCGACCCGGCGCGCACCTGCGCGATCGCGAACGTCGCGATCACCGGGATGCCACCAGGCGTGTTCGCCAAGCGGCTGATGGACGAGCATCGCATCTTCACGGTCGCGATCGACCGTCCGGAGGCGGGGATCGCGGGGGTGCGGATCACGCCGCACCTGTTCACGAGCACGAGCGAACTGGATGCGCTCGTGGCGGCGATCCGGGCGTTGGCGGCCTGA
- a CDS encoding damage-inducible protein DinB — translation MSTAVPQVLTAAQLLKHYQEHRRLTRRVIEAFPADQINSFTIGGMRTFGALVQELLGMPIPTLVGMTTGKWETNWATAPDDKATLLAKWDAQTPEIDRLWAQVRPEAWQEVMNAFGYFEGPAINIMFYVIDNEIHHRGQGYVYLRALGIEPPAFHVRD, via the coding sequence ATGTCGACCGCCGTACCGCAGGTCCTGACCGCCGCGCAGTTGCTGAAGCACTACCAGGAGCATCGTCGCCTCACGCGCCGCGTGATCGAGGCCTTCCCGGCCGACCAGATCAACAGCTTCACGATCGGCGGGATGCGCACCTTCGGTGCGCTCGTGCAGGAGTTGCTGGGCATGCCCATCCCGACGCTCGTCGGGATGACGACGGGGAAGTGGGAGACGAACTGGGCCACGGCGCCCGACGACAAGGCGACGCTGCTCGCCAAGTGGGATGCGCAGACGCCGGAGATCGACCGGCTCTGGGCGCAGGTCCGTCCCGAGGCCTGGCAGGAGGTGATGAACGCGTTCGGCTATTTCGAGGGGCCGGCGATCAATATCATGTTCTACGTGATCGACAACGAGATCCACCACCGCGGGCAGGGCTACGTGTACCTGCGTGCGCTCGGGATCGAGCCGCCCGCCTTCCACGTCCGGGACTGA